The following proteins are co-located in the Caloenas nicobarica isolate bCalNic1 chromosome 33, bCalNic1.hap1, whole genome shotgun sequence genome:
- the ZNF740 gene encoding zinc finger protein 740 isoform X1 codes for MSAKWRASLLACEGLSGVCLVPTPASKKMMPKAGAKGDARDRGGPELLTLRQDPDKPRGTRKDDDPPEAPQPKKAIKKVVVIKQNGSFQLGSPKNFVCDHCCGAFRSSYHLKRHILIHTGEKPFECNVCDMRFIQKYHLERHKRVHSGEKPYQCERCLQSFSRTDRLLRHKRMCQGCQTKSPDAQLLL; via the exons ATGTCGGCGAAGTGGCGG gcgAGTCTGCTGGCCTGCGAGGGGCTCTCGGGGGTCTGCCTGGTGCCCACCCCCGCCAGCAAGAAGATGATGCCCAAGGCCGGAGCCAAAGGGGACGCGCGGGACCGGGGGGGCCCCGAGCTGCTG ACCCTGCGCCAGGACCCCGACAAGCCCCGTGGCACCCGCAAGGATGACGACCCCCCCGAGGCGCCGCAGCCcaaaaaagccattaaaaag GTGGTGGTGATCAAACAAAATGGCTCGTTCCAGCTGGGAAGCCCCAAAAACTTCGTGTGTGACCATTGCTGCGGCGCCTTCCGCAGCAGCTACCACCTCAAGCGCCACATCCTTATCCACACCG GTGAAAAGCCCTTCGAGTGCAACGTCTGCGACATGCGCTTCATCCAAAAATACCACCTGGAGCGGCACAAACGCGTCCACAGCGGCGAAAAGCCCTATCAGTGTGAGCGCTGCCTGCAG AGTTTCTCCAGGACAGACCGGCTGCTGCGACACAAGCGCATGTGCCAGGGCTGCCAAACCAAGAGCCCCGACGCGCAGCTGCTGCTCTAG
- the ZNF740 gene encoding zinc finger protein 740 isoform X2 → MAQASLLACEGLSGVCLVPTPASKKMMPKAGAKGDARDRGGPELLTLRQDPDKPRGTRKDDDPPEAPQPKKAIKKVVVIKQNGSFQLGSPKNFVCDHCCGAFRSSYHLKRHILIHTGEKPFECNVCDMRFIQKYHLERHKRVHSGEKPYQCERCLQSFSRTDRLLRHKRMCQGCQTKSPDAQLLL, encoded by the exons ATGGCTCAG gcgAGTCTGCTGGCCTGCGAGGGGCTCTCGGGGGTCTGCCTGGTGCCCACCCCCGCCAGCAAGAAGATGATGCCCAAGGCCGGAGCCAAAGGGGACGCGCGGGACCGGGGGGGCCCCGAGCTGCTG ACCCTGCGCCAGGACCCCGACAAGCCCCGTGGCACCCGCAAGGATGACGACCCCCCCGAGGCGCCGCAGCCcaaaaaagccattaaaaag GTGGTGGTGATCAAACAAAATGGCTCGTTCCAGCTGGGAAGCCCCAAAAACTTCGTGTGTGACCATTGCTGCGGCGCCTTCCGCAGCAGCTACCACCTCAAGCGCCACATCCTTATCCACACCG GTGAAAAGCCCTTCGAGTGCAACGTCTGCGACATGCGCTTCATCCAAAAATACCACCTGGAGCGGCACAAACGCGTCCACAGCGGCGAAAAGCCCTATCAGTGTGAGCGCTGCCTGCAG AGTTTCTCCAGGACAGACCGGCTGCTGCGACACAAGCGCATGTGCCAGGGCTGCCAAACCAAGAGCCCCGACGCGCAGCTGCTGCTCTAG
- the ITGB7 gene encoding integrin beta-7 — translation MGRPGGLLLLPLLLAAPGGAGTGSCEPQATCEACVRSHPRCAWCEDPEFPRGGQADTPRCAPREALERAGCPPRAVVQPRGSVRVLRDREPGGGPGGPTQLSPQHVQMQLRPGEERSFQVRFRRAAGGPVDLYYLLDLSYSMRDDLGTLRRLARDILGTLRNVTPSVRIGFGSFVDKPVLPYVSTVPSKLRNPCPERGEPCDPPRAFRHLLSLTGDPELFAERVGHQRVSGNLDPAEGGFDAIMQVALCQERIGWRPVTRLLLFASDDTFHTAGDGKLGGIVTPCDTRCHLDASGVYSKSHLYDYPSVGHLAQVLSAANIQPIFAVTGPNVPIYRELSRLIPKSVVGELRDDSSNVVQLIADAYSSLLSTVELQHSPLPPGISLSYEAHCGGPPGPPRPHGGSCTGVRVNQEVTFTVRVRAGACLVSPQRVTLRALGVPEELALELGTLCGCPCAQSPPRSALCHGGTLLCGLCRCPGGRRGRRCECAEEAGPGGAGGGCPPNSTGAPCSGACERHQGLPCGGPERGECVCGTCRCHPGFGGSACGCPQGGGRCLRGGRECSGHGSCVCGTCRCHPGYEGPFCARCPSCHQPCWRLRDCADCRAFGRGPLRGNCSQACPRVTAWGVPAPPPDPQAWCRQETPDGRVLLFLIEGGPWGDEWDEEREVTLLVWAEDGPAGVSPALVAALVAAPMALGLVALGVARVALELRDRRESRRFQREQVTVPCPRNNPLFRSATSTTANPGYCPN, via the exons AtggggcggccgggggggctcctgctgctgccgctgctgctggcggccccggggggggccgggacAG GGTCCTGCGAGCCCCAGGCCACCTGCGAGGCGTGTGTGCGCTCCCACCCGCGATGCGCCTGGTGCGAGGACCCG GAGTTCCCGCGGGGGGGGCAGGCAGACACCCCCCGCTGCGCCCCCCGGGAGGCCCTGGAGCGCGCCGGGTGCCCCCCCCGCGCCGTGGTGCAGCCCCGGGGCAGCGTGCGGGTCCTGCGGGAccgggagccggggggggggccgggggggcccaCCCAGCTCAGCCCCCAGCACGTCCAGATGCAGCTGCGGCCCG ggGAGGAGCGCAGCTTCCAGGTGCGGTtccggcgggcggcggggggcccCGTGGATCTCTACTACCTGCTGGACCTGTCCTACTCCATGCGGGACGACCTGGGGACGCTGCGGCGCCTGGCGAGGGACATCCTGGGGACCCTGCGCAACGTCACCCCCTCCGTCCGCATCG GTTTCGGGTCGTTTGTGGACAAGCCGGTGCTGCCCTATGTCAGCACGGTGCCCTCCAAGCTGCGCAACCCCTGCCCGGAACGGGGGGAGCCCTGCGACCCGCCCCGTGCCTTCCGCCACCTCCTGTCCCTCACCGGGGACCCCGAGTTGTTCGCCGAGCGCGTCGGGCACCAGCGCGTGTCCGGAAACCTGGACCCGGCGGAGGGCGGGTTCGACGCCATCATGCAGGTGGCCCTGTGCCag gagcGCATCGGCTGGCGCCCGGTCACCCGCCTGCTGCTCTTCGCCTCGGACGACACGTTCCACACGGCGGGGGACGGCAAACTGGGCGGCATCGTCACCCCCTGCGACACCCGCTGCCACCTCGACGCCAGCGGCGTCTACTCCAAAAGCCACCTCTAT GATTACCCCTCGGTGGGACACTTGGCCCAGGTGCTCTCGGCCGCCAACATCCAGCCCATCTTCGCCGTGACCGGTCCCAACGTCCCCATCTACCGG gaGCTGAGCCGCCTGATCCCCAAGTCAGTGGTGGGGGAGCTGCGGGACGACTCCAGCAACGTGGTGCAGCTCATTGCAGACGCCTACAGT AGCCTCTTGTCCACGGTGGAGCTGCAGCACTCGCCGCTGCCCCCCGGGATCAGCCTCAGCTACGAGGCGCATTGcgggggcccccccggccccccccggccccacggtGGCTCCTGCACCGGCGTCCGCGTCAACCAAGAg GTGACGTTCACGGTGCGGGTGCGCGCGGGCGCCTGCCTGGTGTCCCCGCAGCGGGTGACCCTGCGGGCACTGGGGGTCCCCGAGGAGCTGGCGCTGGAGCTGGGGACACTGTGCGGGTGTCCCTGCGCCCAGAGCCCCCCCCGCAGCGCGCTGTGCCACGGCGGGACCCTCCTCTGCGGGCTCTGCAG gtgtccgggggggcgccggggccgccgctgcGAGTGCGCGGAGgaggcggggccggggggggccgggggcggctgcCCCCCCAACAGCACCGGCGCCCCCTGCAGCGGCGCCTGCGAGCGCCACCAGGGGCTGCCCTGCGGag GCCCGGAGCGGGGCGAGTGCGTGTGCGGGACGTGCCGCTGTCACCCGGGGTTCGGGGGCAGTGCGTGCGGGTGTCCCCAGGGCGGGGGGCGCTGCCTGCGGGGGGGGCGCGAGTGCAGCGGCCACGGGAGCTGCGTGTGCGGGACCTGCCGCTGCCACCCCGGCTACGAGGGACCCTTCTGCGCCCGCTGTCCCTCCTGTCACCAGCCCTGCTGGCGCCTCCG ggactGCGCCGACTGCAGGGCCTTCGGGCGGGGGCCGCTGCGGGGGAACTGCAGCCAGGCCTGTCCCCGCGTCACCGCCTGGGGggtccccgcgccccccccggacccccagGCCTGGTGCCGCCAGGAGACCCCAGACGGGCgtgtcctcctcttcctcatcgagggggggccctggggggacGAGTGGGATGAGGAGCGGGAGGTGACACTGCTGGTCTGGGCTGAGGACG GGCCcgcgggggtgtccccagcgcTGGTGGCCGCGCTGGTGGCCGCGCCGATggcgctggggctggtggcGCTGGGGGTGGCGCGGGTGGCCCTGGAGCTGCGCGACCGCCGCGAGTCCCGGCGCTTCCAGCGGGAACAGGTGActgtcccatgtccccgt AACAACCCGCTCTTCAGAAGCGCCACCAGCACCACGGCCAACCCCGGGTACTGTCCCAACTGA